Below is a genomic region from Neurospora crassa OR74A linkage group VII, whole genome shotgun sequence.
CCAGCAGCGTTTGCGCCGGTAAGAAGGTTAATGTTcgcctcatcaccacccagcTTGATGTCATTCGGGATGAAGTCGTCAACGGTGTTGAGCATGCAGGGGTGGCGTAGTTCGTTGAACTCGACAACGGTCCGCTCGTCGTTCACAAACACTGGGCGGCAGCAAGGCTGACCAAGCGCCGACGAAGCTTTGGCCAGACTGATGAGACAATCTAGTTGTGAAATGATGCGAATTGCCTGCAACCATGTCTCGTAATCGAGGTCGAAGCGCTTGAAGAATCTCGAGGCGACTTCCTTGACGATCTGAGAATGTGTCTCTTCCGCTTCCTGGAGCTCACGAACGAGGTCCTCAAGCTCCTTGAAATAGTACCGCTTGACCGCCGATGTTGCAGACATTTGGCGCCACTTGGGAGGAACCTTGACTGTTTTGGGGACTTCGATCTGGTAGACCTCCTTGCCGACGTCGGTGAACTTTGCGGTTTTGCATCGTAGAGCAGTCTTTTGCCTTTCAAGCAGCTCCTGCAACTCTCCTTTGATCCGGTCCAGTTCTGCTTGGCTGCGGTCAAAGTCTTCTTCTATACCTGGCTCAGGAATCAGAAGCTTGTCATCACGGGCTCTCTTCCGGTCGAAGGCGGTCTTCCAGTATCCTAAGGGTTCCTTGAGGTCAGGCATTGAAGCAATGAGGCGATCAACCAGCCCATTGCCACCACCATAGGACTCTAGGAGTTCCATAGTACGGTCGATCTGTTCGAATCCTTCCAAGACCTTGACAAAGTCCTCGGGTCGGCAAGCCCCAGCATGGATCCGGGATATCAACCGCTCCAAGTCCGGCATTTTGCTCATCTGAGACGAAAATTGCTCCCGAAGGCTGTGGTCGTCATTGAGCATGTCGACGGCATCCAGTCTCTCGTTGAGCTTCTGTATGTTGCAGAGAGGGTGGCAGACCCATTGCCTGAAGAGTCGCTTTCCGAAGGGAGTTATGCACCTGTTCAGCAGATGGAATAAGGTTCCTTCGGGGCCGCCATTGGCTGTATTGGCAAAGATTTCCAAGTTGATAAGAGACTGGCCGTCAAGAATAAGTGTGCCGTTCCGATGAATAGGGTTGTACCAGGCAAAGTTGCCCTGGGAGAGCAAGTTACGCTCTAACTTGAGCATGCGCAGATACTGAGTCAGAGCACCGAGTGCGGACATCAAGAGGTCTTTGTCGCGAGCCTCCTTGAGCTTCGCAGGCCAGACCTCCTCCTGGCCTTCGCCAGACACAAAGTAACCGCTACAGTCAAGTTCGCGCCTCGCGACGTCAGCGTCCCAAAACTCGGTTCCCGGCTTGAGATAGTTCCAAATGGTGGTGGGACTCGTGTTGTTCTTGAGAATCCGCAAAGCCTTGGTAGACAGATGCGATTTCTCCAAGATCAATTCCCGTGGGGAGGTCTGGGCTACAAAGGTCTCAAACTTGGTCAGGTCGACATCGTCCTCAAACTCTGAGATGAAGAACTGTCCAGTAGCAGCGTCCACAAAGGCTATGCCAAACGCAGGCTTATCATCCACGACGGACTCTTTGATGGCTGCACAGTAGACGGCATTGTCGTCTTGAAGCATGCTACCGTCCACCAAGGTGCCGCCCGTAAGGATGCAAGTAAGCTCGCGGCGGATGATCTTGtccgccttcttggccttggtgtcACGTTCCCGCATCTCTTTGCCCAGCGCAGACTCCATTTGGTCGACCCGGGCAACCTTGTACCCTTTGGCCACAAATTGGTTGACCCACATGTCTAGCGAACTTTCGGGAACGCCAACCATGCGCATGTTGACACGGTCAGTGAGCTTGAGGTCAAAGAGCTGATGTCCGATGGTGGCGTCGTTCTCGTAGAGTTCATAGAACTTTCCCTTTTTGAAGAAGACCACCGTGTCCCATAGGTTCTTCTTGATCTCCCAATACTGCGTCTCAAACGGCGAAAACTGTCTCCAGGCAGATGGGGGCACATAGACAGAGCCAGGATCGTAATCGGGATGTCCTGGTCGATTCCTGTTTGCATCTTGGATATCGGCCAACCACGGGTATCTCTCTTCAGGCTCTCTTGTGTGTGCCTTTGTCTTTGGCTTGGTGGCTGATGGTGTTTGTGCGGAACGAGGAGCGGCCGATCGAGGTTCGGTTGGTTCAATGTTGTCCGGATCATACTTCCATTTCAGGGCTGTTGAGGTTCTGGgaacatcatccatcatctcctcaTCTTGGTCATACTCCTCTTGCCTTGACGATCTTCGAGGGCTGGGTGGAGAAGATACGGCGGACTTTTTGCGTGGGGCGCTCGGGCGTGCTGCCGGtcgttttctcttctttgaCTTTGAGGGCCCTTGATCGGATTCGTCATCGTCCACGACAAAGTCCGCCATatcatcgtcttcttcctcgttgaTTGCATTGTCGTCTATTTCGAAAgcatcgtcttcgtcgtcctcgtctaGGACTTGGGGTCGTGATCGAGAGCGTGATGGACGAGAGCTTTTGGGTCTCCCGGAAAACGAGAGAAAGAcatcgtcgccgtcgtcgtctgaCGACTCGGCATAGTTGATAACCGCTTTCGCCTGAAGTCGCGATGGGTTAGCTTAGATGGAGGTCTAGAACAGAGAGCTGATAACTCGCCTTGCGCCTGATGGGGCTACTGGGCATCATGATGGTCCTGGTGTCATCATCCTTGGAATAGGCAGTGCCTGGGTTTTCCTGGGAGCTCGGGGGTAGAACGGCGTCACTACTAGGGACTGGCGTTTCGTCGAGTCTTTTCCGCCGCCTGGGCGGAAGAATCGAGTTGGATTTTGTGGATTCCTTCAGGCATTCTGGTGACTTTTCCTTTTGGCCAGCGCGAGGCGTGGCTGTCGCATCAGAAGCTGGACTGGAAGCCCCGATAGTGGCATTGGCATTGGCATTGGCATTGGTATTGGCGCCCGCGTTCGTGGGAGTCCCCGAGGAGGCAGCTTTGGAGAAGAAGCCCAGGATACTCGACTGCCTGCCCGTCGAGGCCAGTACAGATCTCTTAACGTTGGATTGGGTCCTCGCCGGGGTGCGCGCCGGAGTTGAAGTTCTGTCGCCCATTGTGCGCCAACAGCTGGCCGACTTGGCTTGATGGTGGGAATAACAGGCAGGGCGCGAGGGAGACCTGGGAGACGGAAGGGACAAGAATGGAATACAGGCAGTCAGAGTTTTCACAGAATTCGTGGACAGAGTTTGAATTGAGATTGGAATTGGAAGGTGCCTCTTTTGAGAGGCTGACCACCTGGCTGcctgagaagaagaaggacgcgTAAAGAGGTTGCTGGGGAAAGCGCGTCCGTGTTCGGCTGCAGGTGCCGGATCACTGAAAGACGTTCGACCCACTGAGTGCCCCGCTAGTGTAAAGCATCCCGCACAGTTTATTGTGGAGTCTTGACGCGATCCCCTGTTgactcctctcctctctgcCTATCAACCCGACACCTTTTTCCACAGCGAGCATCCCGAACATCCAACAGATCATCGCCTTCACATCAACATCCTTAAAGGTATTGacttttcctttttgatGGACCAATTCGATCAGCTTCCTCGTCGACTGCGCATGGCGTGGAGTCAGAAGCACCTAATCAAGCCACTGGACCGCGCAGGTTGGTGCGATTCATCCCGTTTGTCATGTTTGGTTGGTTTTGCTATGCTTGAACAGGGGACTGTCGAGTGGCATCCGATGAGCTTATCGTCCGGTATTTCTACTCATTTCCTATGTTGTCATTCTCCTATTCTAGCCCAGCAGTCAGTCTCCTGGTCACCTGCCTCCGGACATTAGGTAGCAACAAGTGTTGTCGCAATACCGAGACCCCAACCGCCGGCCTTCGATGTTGTCCAGCCACGGAGGGTTCAAGGGAGGTCCACGGCACGGGCGTATGGAAGAAACTGGGCGCTGAATGacaccctcgtcctcctcttcagacCAGGAACCGGGCCAAGTGACGATCCAGGAGTACGACGGTCAAATATATCCAAAATGCCCTCCAGATCGGAAGAGCCAATCGGCTCATCCAGCTGACGGGTAAATGGGTTAAAGTTTTGGGAATGGGGTATTCCACCTTTGTTGTCACCAATCCATCAACGGCTGGTTGTTACCGTTCCACAGAGAAACACTTGGCTGATGCAAGTTCGTCGTTCCGAGAGTCCGAATAagactactttaataaacaAGTCTGGCAATTAGCTAAAGCAGAACAGTGTTGCGGAGGCGAAAGCTTTGC
It encodes:
- the msh6 gene encoding DNA mismatch repair protein msh6 is translated as MGDRTSTPARTPARTQSNVKRSVLASTGRQSSILGFFSKAASSGTPTNAGANTNANANANATIGASSPASDATATPRAGQKEKSPECLKESTKSNSILPPRRRKRLDETPVPSSDAVLPPSSQENPGTAYSKDDDTRTIMMPSSPIRRKAKAVINYAESSDDDGDDVFLSFSGRPKSSRPSRSRSRPQVLDEDDEDDAFEIDDNAINEEEDDDMADFVVDDDESDQGPSKSKKRKRPAARPSAPRKKSAVSSPPSPRRSSRQEEYDQDEEMMDDVPRTSTALKWKYDPDNIEPTEPRSAAPRSAQTPSATKPKTKAHTREPEERYPWLADIQDANRNRPGHPDYDPGSVYVPPSAWRQFSPFETQYWEIKKNLWDTVVFFKKGKFYELYENDATIGHQLFDLKLTDRVNMRMVGVPESSLDMWVNQFVAKGYKVARVDQMESALGKEMRERDTKAKKADKIIRRELTCILTGGTLVDGSMLQDDNAVYCAAIKESVVDDKPAFGIAFVDAATGQFFISEFEDDVDLTKFETFVAQTSPRELILEKSHLSTKALRILKNNTSPTTIWNYLKPGTEFWDADVARRELDCSGYFVSGEGQEEVWPAKLKEARDKDLLMSALGALTQYLRMLKLERNLLSQGNFAWYNPIHRNGTLILDGQSLINLEIFANTANGGPEGTLFHLLNRCITPFGKRLFRQWVCHPLCNIQKLNERLDAVDMLNDDHSLREQFSSQMSKMPDLERLISRIHAGACRPEDFVKVLEGFEQIDRTMELLESYGGGNGLVDRLIASMPDLKEPLGYWKTAFDRKRARDDKLLIPEPGIEEDFDRSQAELDRIKGELQELLERQKTALRCKTAKFTDVGKEVYQIEVPKTVKVPPKWRQMSATSAVKRYYFKELEDLVRELQEAEETHSQIVKEVASRFFKRFDLDYETWLQAIRIISQLDCLISLAKASSALGQPCCRPVFVNDERTVVEFNELRHPCMLNTVDDFIPNDIKLGGDEANINLLTGANAAGKSTILRMSCIAVIMAQIGCYVPAVSARLTPVDRIMSRLGANDNIFAAQSTFFVELSETKKILSEATPRSLVILDELGRGTSSYDGVAVAQAVLHHVASHIGCVGFFATHYHSLATEFENHPEIRARRMQIAVDEENKRITFLYKLEDGVAEGSFGMHCAAMCGIPDKVIRRSEVAAKEWEHTSRLKESLDRAKTGCYIPLGVLSDVASLLRGEIGKEREVGDRGVEVLLRAIEAL